In Balneola sp., one genomic interval encodes:
- a CDS encoding S1/P1 Nuclease: MKKLFTLLSIFALGFTSTANEALRWGQIGHRTTGHVAEQYLTEKAATEVERVLGNESLAEVSTWMDEVRSDDNYDFMSPWHYVTIPPGETYESVEKAEGGDIIWALEKVVRELKEGGLSAQQEEENLKVLVHLVGDLHQPLHVGNGDDRGGNDVRLQWFWSNSNLHRVWDSEMIDDKQLSYTELADYVNHPTDQQITEWQSTSVRDWAYESQDILPQVYDIPEDKELSYEYSFKNWDTVEQRLVKAGVRMAGLINEIYK; the protein is encoded by the coding sequence ATGAAGAAGCTCTTTACTCTCTTATCCATTTTTGCTTTAGGTTTTACATCAACCGCAAATGAAGCGCTGCGCTGGGGGCAAATTGGTCACCGCACTACAGGTCATGTTGCTGAACAGTATCTCACAGAAAAGGCAGCTACTGAAGTGGAACGCGTTTTAGGAAATGAGTCGCTTGCTGAAGTAAGTACATGGATGGATGAAGTTCGCTCTGATGATAACTATGATTTCATGTCGCCATGGCATTATGTAACCATCCCTCCGGGTGAAACTTACGAGTCAGTAGAAAAAGCTGAAGGTGGAGATATTATTTGGGCTCTTGAAAAAGTAGTTCGTGAATTGAAAGAAGGCGGACTTTCAGCTCAGCAGGAAGAAGAAAATCTTAAAGTATTGGTTCACTTAGTTGGTGACCTTCACCAGCCTCTTCATGTTGGAAATGGTGATGACCGAGGCGGTAACGACGTTCGGCTGCAGTGGTTTTGGAGCAACTCTAACCTACACCGGGTTTGGGATAGCGAGATGATTGATGACAAACAGTTAAGTTATACGGAATTAGCTGACTACGTTAATCACCCAACCGATCAGCAAATAACAGAATGGCAAAGTACCTCAGTACGAGACTGGGCTTATGAATCTCAAGACATTCTTCCTCAGGTATATGATATTCCCGAAGACAAAGAGCTTAGCTATGAGTATTCTTTCAAAAACTGGGATACCGTTGAGCAACGCTTGGTTAAAGCAGGTGTACGAATGGCTGGTTTGATTAATGAGATTTATAAATGA
- a CDS encoding glyoxalase, whose amino-acid sequence MSEDYKIPSKTRIGHIHLKVSDLDRSLEFYCGLLGFELITTYGDQAAFISAGGYHHHIGLNTWQSKDAPPAPKSSTGLFHTAILYPTRKDLAEILQRLIDADYPLSGASDHGVSEALYLDDPDENGVELYYDRPKDQWPTKEDGSIKMFTRPLDLKDLLNELT is encoded by the coding sequence ATGTCAGAGGATTACAAAATACCATCTAAAACTAGAATCGGCCATATACACCTAAAAGTCTCTGATCTGGATCGTTCACTTGAGTTCTACTGCGGTTTATTGGGTTTCGAGCTTATAACCACTTACGGCGATCAGGCTGCATTTATTTCTGCCGGAGGGTACCACCATCACATTGGCCTAAATACCTGGCAAAGTAAAGATGCCCCACCTGCACCAAAAAGCAGCACCGGATTGTTCCATACAGCTATTTTATATCCTACCCGGAAAGACTTAGCTGAAATATTGCAGCGGCTAATTGATGCCGACTATCCACTTTCAGGAGCTTCAGATCATGGCGTTTCTGAGGCACTTTATCTTGATGATCCGGATGAGAATGGAGTTGAACTATATTATGATCGCCCCAAAGACCAATGGCCCACAAAAGAAGATGGAAGCATTAAAATGTTTACCCGCCCTTTAGATTTGAAGGATCTGTTAAATGAACTGACTTAG
- a CDS encoding glucose-fructose oxidoreductase codes for MSNRYSRKDFFKKTGSLIAGASLVAGFPNIIIPRKKDKLGVALVGLGSYASGLLAPGLQMTQHCELKGIVTGSPHKIPRWQERYGIADGNVYNYQNMHEVANNDEIDVIYIVLPTGLHAKYAIIGAEAGKHVWCEKPMTKTVDDCQALINAANKSKVQLTIGYRMQHEPNTQTIIKYGKEKTYGAVKEVKAGAGYSGGHGPGNWRASAELGGGALYDMGVYAINGARYATNMEPIAVRGKQWSEREEMYSEVDEFTEFELRFPEGVTAFGETSFGKSTNYLDVDAEEGWYKLRPMQSYSGVRGETSDGIKLPADPNHQQARQMDNDALGIKENSKPLVPGEDGLRDIRIVEAIMESSKRGGEWIDL; via the coding sequence ATGTCGAATCGATATTCAAGGAAAGATTTTTTTAAAAAGACAGGTTCGCTTATTGCCGGTGCTTCTCTGGTTGCCGGCTTTCCAAATATTATTATTCCACGAAAAAAGGACAAGCTAGGCGTGGCTTTAGTTGGTTTAGGGAGTTATGCTTCCGGATTATTAGCACCGGGCTTGCAGATGACACAGCACTGCGAGCTTAAAGGAATTGTTACTGGATCCCCGCATAAAATTCCACGCTGGCAAGAGCGCTACGGTATAGCAGATGGCAATGTTTATAACTATCAAAACATGCATGAAGTGGCAAATAACGATGAAATTGATGTGATTTATATTGTGCTTCCGACCGGCCTTCACGCCAAATATGCCATTATAGGGGCTGAAGCAGGTAAGCATGTTTGGTGCGAAAAACCAATGACAAAAACGGTGGATGATTGCCAAGCACTAATTAATGCCGCGAACAAAAGTAAGGTGCAGCTTACAATTGGCTACCGAATGCAGCATGAGCCAAATACACAGACCATTATTAAGTACGGTAAGGAGAAAACCTACGGTGCTGTAAAGGAAGTGAAAGCAGGTGCGGGCTACAGTGGTGGTCACGGGCCGGGTAACTGGCGTGCAAGCGCAGAACTTGGAGGTGGTGCTCTCTATGATATGGGTGTCTACGCAATCAATGGAGCTCGATATGCCACAAATATGGAGCCGATTGCTGTTAGGGGAAAACAATGGTCAGAGCGTGAAGAAATGTATAGTGAAGTAGATGAGTTTACGGAATTTGAGCTGAGGTTCCCTGAGGGAGTTACAGCATTCGGAGAAACGAGCTTTGGTAAGTCGACTAATTACTTGGATGTAGATGCCGAAGAAGGATGGTATAAACTCAGACCAATGCAAAGCTATAGCGGTGTTCGGGGAGAAACTAGTGACGGGATTAAGTTGCCCGCTGATCCAAATCATCAGCAAGCTCGGCAGATGGATAATGATGCTTTAGGTATCAAAGAAAACAGCAAACCATTGGTGCCGGGTGAGGATGGATTGCGGGATATACGAATAGTGGAAGCAATTATGGAATCATCCAAAAGAGGAGGGGAGTGGATTGATCTGTGA
- a CDS encoding amidase — protein MKKINKIMLFGGGIVLGFVLAFTLIQDKEAPITSTMVQDAASIIGLEFTQAERDTMIDELEDTRENLQTIRNMKLNNSIPPALTFNPIPVGKRFNFQQKSQVWDLPGDVVLPENKDELAFYTIGELASLIKDRKITSVELTEFFLNRIEEYDDELEAIVTVTRERALQQAQQMDVELEQGVYRGPLHGIPYGAKDLLAVEGYKTTWGATPYKDQMINETATVVQKLDAAGAVLIAKTTLGALAYGDIWFGGRTNNPWDLEQGSSGSSAGSASGTAAGLFPFAIGTETLGSIVSPSTRNGTTGLRPTYGRVSRTGAMALSWTMDKIGPITRSVEDAALVFNAIYGPDGKDQTIIDLPFNYNADLDIKTLKIGYLKSTFERDYWNKERDSLVLATMRDLGVELIPFELPEFNAGALSLILTAEGAAAFDQLTLSNQDDLMKWQEPNAWPNSFRAAHFIPATEYINANRARYELIQKMDSVMQKVDVYISPSFGGGNLLVTNLTGHPSVVLPNGFTDDMHPTSITFMGDLFKEAEVLSVAKAYQDATDHHKKHPPLFSN, from the coding sequence ATGAAAAAGATAAATAAAATCATGCTCTTTGGCGGGGGCATAGTCTTGGGATTTGTGTTGGCGTTCACGCTCATTCAGGATAAAGAGGCACCCATCACTTCCACAATGGTTCAGGATGCAGCTTCCATTATTGGGCTTGAATTTACACAAGCCGAAAGAGACACCATGATTGATGAGCTTGAGGATACCCGGGAGAATCTGCAAACTATCCGAAATATGAAGCTGAATAATTCGATTCCTCCTGCTTTAACTTTTAATCCAATTCCGGTTGGTAAAAGATTTAATTTCCAACAAAAATCCCAAGTTTGGGACCTGCCTGGTGATGTAGTTCTTCCCGAAAATAAAGATGAACTTGCCTTCTATACCATTGGCGAGTTAGCCTCCCTCATCAAAGACAGAAAAATTACTTCTGTAGAACTTACTGAGTTTTTCCTGAATCGCATCGAAGAGTATGATGATGAGTTAGAAGCCATCGTAACTGTAACCAGAGAAAGAGCATTACAACAGGCTCAACAAATGGATGTAGAGCTGGAGCAGGGAGTTTACCGAGGCCCTTTGCATGGAATTCCCTATGGAGCTAAAGATCTATTAGCAGTAGAAGGATATAAGACAACCTGGGGCGCTACTCCTTATAAAGATCAAATGATAAATGAGACCGCTACGGTCGTACAAAAGCTGGATGCTGCCGGAGCCGTACTCATTGCCAAAACAACTCTTGGCGCTTTAGCCTACGGTGATATTTGGTTCGGTGGCCGCACGAACAATCCATGGGACTTAGAACAAGGCTCAAGTGGCTCTTCTGCGGGATCTGCTTCAGGTACGGCTGCAGGATTATTCCCTTTCGCTATCGGCACTGAAACCCTTGGCTCTATTGTATCTCCATCTACCAGAAATGGCACAACAGGCCTCCGCCCTACCTACGGCCGGGTAAGCCGAACCGGGGCTATGGCTTTGAGCTGGACGATGGATAAAATCGGCCCTATTACCCGTAGTGTAGAAGATGCTGCCCTAGTGTTCAATGCTATTTATGGTCCAGACGGAAAGGACCAGACCATTATCGACCTCCCCTTTAATTACAATGCTGATCTTGATATCAAGACGCTTAAAATTGGTTATCTAAAATCTACTTTCGAACGTGACTATTGGAACAAAGAACGGGACAGCCTTGTACTTGCAACAATGAGAGACCTTGGCGTAGAGCTCATCCCTTTTGAACTTCCGGAATTTAATGCCGGAGCGCTGAGTCTGATTTTAACTGCTGAAGGCGCAGCTGCTTTTGATCAACTTACCCTTTCAAATCAGGATGATTTAATGAAATGGCAGGAACCTAATGCGTGGCCAAATTCTTTCAGAGCGGCTCATTTCATTCCAGCTACTGAGTACATTAATGCCAACCGGGCTCGTTATGAGTTAATCCAAAAAATGGATTCGGTTATGCAAAAGGTTGACGTGTACATATCTCCTTCATTTGGTGGAGGAAACTTATTGGTTACTAATTTAACAGGTCACCCAAGTGTTGTACTTCCTAATGGTTTTACCGATGATATGCACCCAACCAGTATCACATTTATGGGAGACTTGTTTAAAGAAGCGGAAGTGCTTTCAGTAGCCAAAGCTTATCAGGATGCGACAGATCACCACAAAAAACACCCCCCTTTATTCTCAAACTAA
- a CDS encoding ribonucleoside-diphosphate reductase, adenosylcobalamin-dependent: protein MKFTRFYTKSEWKTPFDAIEFATRTSEIKNPDGSQVFHMENVVVPESWSQVSTDVIAQKYFRKAGVPAKLKKVKEKGVPKWLQRSEADEKALQELPEEERYTHEIDSKQVFHRLAGCWTYWGWKHDYFDSEDDAKVFYSELANMLANQMAAPNSPQWFNTGLHWAYGINGPAQGHYYVDGKTGELKKSEDAYTHPQPHACFIQSVDDDLVNEGGIMDLWVREARLFKYGSGTGSNFSKIRGSEEPLSGGGRSSGLMSFLKIGDRAAGAIKSGGTTRRAAKMVTLDLDHPDIEEYINWKVREEQKVAALVAGSKNVQKHLKKIINLCHTPVEIEGRTFNGAMSRDPLKNKELANQIRKAKREQVPLNYIERVIQLAAQGFTDLEFDTYDTDWNSEAYSTVSGQNSNNSVRVPNSFMKAVKEDKDWHLYGRVELDDAEEEGRDPKPMKTMKARELWDDIAYAAWSCADPGTQYHDTINEWHTCPEDGPINASNPCSEYMFLDNTACNLASLNLMKYFKGDGDYKEFDIESLEYASRIWTVVLEISVLMAQFPSKEIADLSYKFRTLGLGYANIGAALMVQGLPYDSEEGAAVAGAITATMHMTSYATSAEMAKELGSFEGYERNKEHMLKVLRNHKRAAYNADPEEYEGLTVKPMGIDASICPDYLVKAAKKASDKAVKLGKKHGYRNAQVTVLAPTGTIGLVMDCDTTGVEPDFALVKFKKLAGGGYFKIINQAVPKALKNLGYSAKESQDIINYAKGTGSLEGCPHINADTLGEKGFTKKQIDAVNEALPGSFDIKFAFNQWTLGEDFCKEVLEISDEQLNDMNFDMLRFLGFSQEQVQDANDYVCGTMTVEGAPHLKEEDYAVFDCANRCGRIGTRFISAKGHIRMMAAAQPFLSGAISKTINLPNEATIEDMKDAYMDSWEMMLKANALYRDGSKLSQPLNSMADVLEEIVDEDEEAPADAETTMAQDKVLEVAERIIHKYVARRQRLPFRREGYTQKVKIGGQSVYLRTGEYENGQLGEIFIDMHREGAAFRSLLNCFAISISLGLQHGVPLEEFVDAFTFTKFEPSGMVNGNPHVKMSTSVIDYIFRELAVTYLGREDLAHVPADQIETRNLRPTQDANPDVDSSEFERSADAVAKQQPAPKKEPAPAAVDTSQTAVEEQQTQAVKSDSYESEYDKAKQMGYTGEACPECGSMTMVRNGTCMKCITCGSTTGCS from the coding sequence ATGAAATTTACTCGCTTCTATACTAAGTCTGAGTGGAAGACTCCATTTGACGCTATCGAATTCGCAACACGCACCTCTGAAATTAAAAACCCCGACGGTTCCCAGGTATTCCATATGGAAAATGTGGTTGTTCCTGAAAGCTGGTCGCAGGTATCAACAGATGTAATCGCTCAAAAATATTTCCGTAAGGCGGGAGTACCGGCGAAATTGAAAAAGGTTAAAGAGAAAGGCGTGCCGAAATGGCTTCAGCGATCTGAAGCTGATGAGAAAGCTTTACAAGAACTTCCGGAAGAAGAAAGATATACGCATGAGATAGACAGCAAGCAGGTTTTCCATCGTTTGGCGGGATGTTGGACTTACTGGGGCTGGAAACATGACTACTTTGACAGTGAAGATGATGCGAAAGTATTTTACAGCGAGCTGGCAAACATGCTTGCCAATCAGATGGCAGCACCAAACAGTCCACAGTGGTTCAATACCGGATTACATTGGGCATACGGAATTAATGGCCCGGCACAAGGGCATTATTATGTGGATGGTAAAACAGGCGAATTGAAAAAGTCTGAAGATGCATACACCCATCCACAACCCCATGCGTGCTTTATCCAGAGTGTAGATGATGATTTAGTAAATGAAGGCGGTATCATGGATCTTTGGGTTCGTGAAGCTCGCTTGTTTAAATATGGCTCAGGTACAGGAAGTAACTTCTCTAAAATCCGTGGATCTGAAGAGCCACTTAGCGGCGGAGGAAGAAGCTCCGGTTTAATGAGCTTCCTGAAAATAGGTGACCGTGCTGCCGGCGCTATCAAGTCAGGCGGTACAACACGTCGGGCTGCCAAAATGGTAACGCTTGATCTGGATCACCCGGATATTGAAGAGTACATCAACTGGAAAGTTCGTGAAGAGCAGAAAGTTGCAGCTCTTGTAGCCGGATCTAAAAATGTGCAGAAGCACCTTAAGAAAATTATCAACCTTTGCCATACACCGGTAGAGATTGAAGGCCGTACTTTCAACGGAGCTATGAGCCGTGATCCGCTGAAAAACAAAGAACTGGCTAACCAAATCCGTAAAGCTAAAAGAGAGCAAGTACCTCTTAATTATATCGAGCGTGTAATTCAGCTTGCTGCACAAGGCTTCACTGATTTAGAATTTGATACCTATGATACCGATTGGAATTCTGAAGCGTACTCTACAGTAAGCGGTCAGAATTCAAATAACTCGGTTCGCGTGCCGAACTCCTTTATGAAAGCAGTGAAGGAAGATAAAGACTGGCACTTATATGGTCGTGTGGAATTGGATGATGCCGAAGAAGAAGGGCGTGATCCAAAACCAATGAAAACGATGAAAGCTCGTGAGCTTTGGGATGACATTGCTTATGCAGCTTGGTCTTGCGCCGATCCGGGAACACAGTATCATGACACCATCAACGAATGGCATACATGCCCCGAAGATGGTCCGATCAATGCAAGTAACCCTTGCTCTGAGTACATGTTCCTCGACAATACCGCATGTAACCTGGCTTCCCTCAACCTGATGAAATATTTCAAAGGGGATGGCGACTATAAAGAATTCGATATTGAATCGCTGGAATATGCGTCCCGAATCTGGACAGTAGTACTGGAAATTTCTGTACTCATGGCTCAGTTTCCATCTAAGGAAATTGCAGACCTGTCTTACAAATTCCGTACGCTCGGTCTTGGATATGCCAACATTGGTGCTGCACTGATGGTACAAGGACTTCCATACGACAGTGAAGAAGGTGCTGCTGTTGCAGGGGCAATTACCGCAACTATGCACATGACCTCCTATGCAACTTCTGCCGAAATGGCGAAGGAGTTAGGATCGTTTGAAGGTTATGAGCGAAACAAAGAGCATATGCTCAAAGTACTTCGCAACCACAAACGTGCAGCTTACAATGCTGACCCTGAAGAGTACGAAGGACTGACCGTGAAGCCGATGGGAATCGACGCTTCTATCTGTCCGGATTATTTAGTGAAAGCCGCTAAAAAAGCATCTGATAAAGCCGTTAAGCTTGGTAAAAAGCACGGATATCGTAATGCACAGGTGACCGTATTGGCACCGACCGGAACCATTGGTTTGGTGATGGATTGTGATACAACCGGTGTTGAGCCTGATTTCGCACTAGTGAAATTCAAGAAATTAGCCGGTGGCGGATACTTCAAGATTATTAATCAAGCCGTCCCTAAAGCGCTTAAGAACCTTGGTTATTCTGCTAAGGAATCTCAGGATATTATCAACTACGCTAAAGGAACCGGTTCTCTCGAAGGTTGTCCTCATATTAATGCGGATACTCTGGGTGAGAAAGGCTTCACCAAAAAGCAGATTGATGCCGTTAATGAAGCACTGCCTGGAAGTTTTGATATCAAGTTTGCCTTCAATCAGTGGACGCTCGGTGAAGACTTCTGTAAAGAAGTGCTCGAGATTTCTGATGAGCAACTCAATGACATGAACTTTGACATGCTCCGCTTCCTCGGATTTAGCCAGGAACAAGTTCAGGATGCCAACGATTATGTTTGTGGTACCATGACGGTTGAAGGTGCTCCGCATCTGAAAGAAGAAGATTATGCCGTATTTGACTGTGCTAACCGTTGTGGTCGAATCGGAACCCGGTTCATCTCAGCTAAAGGACATATCCGAATGATGGCTGCAGCTCAGCCTTTCCTTTCCGGCGCTATTTCAAAAACCATCAACCTGCCAAACGAAGCGACTATCGAAGATATGAAGGACGCTTACATGGATTCCTGGGAGATGATGTTGAAAGCGAATGCGCTGTATCGTGACGGATCTAAATTAAGTCAGCCACTGAACTCTATGGCCGATGTGCTTGAAGAGATTGTGGATGAAGATGAAGAAGCTCCTGCCGATGCGGAAACCACAATGGCTCAGGATAAAGTCCTTGAAGTAGCAGAGCGAATCATTCATAAATATGTAGCTCGTCGTCAGCGACTTCCATTCCGACGTGAAGGTTATACCCAGAAAGTTAAAATTGGCGGACAAAGTGTTTACCTGAGAACAGGGGAATATGAGAACGGTCAGCTTGGTGAGATTTTCATCGATATGCATCGTGAAGGTGCTGCTTTCCGAAGCTTGCTGAACTGTTTTGCAATTTCCATTTCACTTGGATTGCAGCATGGTGTACCTCTGGAAGAATTTGTGGATGCATTTACATTCACCAAGTTTGAGCCAAGCGGTATGGTAAACGGAAACCCACACGTGAAGATGAGTACATCTGTAATTGATTACATCTTCCGTGAACTGGCTGTGACTTACCTCGGAAGAGAAGACTTAGCTCACGTACCGGCCGATCAGATCGAAACCAGAAACTTACGTCCTACTCAGGATGCGAATCCTGACGTAGACAGCTCTGAGTTTGAAAGATCAGCTGATGCGGTTGCGAAACAACAACCGGCTCCTAAAAAAGAACCGGCACCTGCGGCTGTAGATACCAGCCAGACAGCGGTTGAAGAGCAACAAACTCAAGCCGTAAAAAGCGACAGCTACGAAAGTGAGTACGACAAAGCCAAACAAATGGGATACACCGGCGAAGCCTGCCCGGAATGCGGAAGCATGACGATGGTTCGTAACGGAACCTGTATGAAGTGTATCACCTGTGGTTCTACTACTGGTTGCTCTTAA
- a CDS encoding inorganic pyrophosphatase (catalyzes the hydrolysis of pyrophosphate to phosphate): MKFPNPFFRWRPHPWHGLEVGDDAPQVVNAFIELTPFDTIKYEVDKKTGYMRVDRPQRSSSLPPSLYGFIPRTYCGNHVGELSNGDVKGDEDPLDICVLSERPIDRNEVILSARVIGGLHMVDHDEADDKIISVLDNDTYYSDIQSVNDLPPVLIERLRHYFGTYKLIPGKNQNDVYVEGIFDTEHAYKVIEASQKDYEEMFGE; encoded by the coding sequence ATGAAATTTCCCAATCCTTTTTTCCGGTGGAGGCCACATCCGTGGCATGGGCTGGAAGTTGGAGATGATGCTCCCCAAGTAGTAAATGCCTTTATTGAACTCACCCCGTTTGATACCATCAAATACGAAGTAGATAAGAAAACCGGCTATATGCGGGTTGATCGCCCACAGCGAAGTTCATCACTTCCTCCATCATTATATGGCTTCATTCCCAGAACGTATTGTGGGAACCATGTAGGTGAGCTTTCTAATGGTGATGTGAAAGGAGACGAAGATCCGTTGGATATTTGTGTTCTGAGTGAACGCCCTATTGACCGTAATGAGGTAATTTTGAGTGCTCGTGTCATTGGTGGTTTGCATATGGTTGATCACGATGAAGCTGATGACAAAATCATTTCAGTGCTAGATAACGATACGTATTATTCTGACATCCAAAGTGTGAATGACCTTCCTCCGGTATTGATTGAACGCCTTCGTCACTATTTCGGGACTTATAAACTTATCCCCGGTAAAAATCAGAATGATGTATATGTGGAGGGGATTTTTGATACGGAACATGCTTATAAAGTAATCGAGGCGTCTCAAAAAGATTATGAGGAAATGTTTGGGGAATAG
- a CDS encoding cation diffusion facilitator family transporter: MSKSKENIRVQKFIVLVAVLLFAIKMTAWYLTNSVAVLTDGLESIVNVLSGFVGLYSLYLSARPRDANHPYGHGKVEFISAGIEGTLITLAGLFIVVEAIQSFINPEPLNSLDVGIVLIGISAAINYGFGYWAYQTGKRNDSLALQASGKHLQTDTYTTIGIIGGLLLIRFTNILWLDGAVAILFALLIIKMGIKILRAAVAGIMDESDEQLLEELVAYLQKNREEKWVDLHNLRIIKYGRVLHVDCHLTLPWYLDVREAHAEVDRLEELIANKFGNRIELFVHTDYCMEFSCSLCKVSNCEVRKHPFQERLEWTVENVASNEKHRLT; the protein is encoded by the coding sequence TTGAGTAAGAGCAAAGAGAATATCCGGGTACAAAAGTTTATCGTACTGGTAGCTGTTCTTCTATTTGCCATCAAAATGACGGCCTGGTATCTCACCAATTCAGTTGCCGTTTTAACCGATGGGCTCGAAAGTATCGTCAATGTTCTGAGTGGATTTGTTGGCTTGTACAGCCTGTACCTTTCAGCTCGCCCCCGTGATGCTAATCACCCCTATGGTCATGGTAAAGTAGAATTTATTTCTGCGGGAATTGAAGGTACGCTGATTACTCTGGCCGGGTTATTTATCGTGGTTGAGGCTATTCAAAGTTTTATAAACCCTGAACCGTTAAATAGCTTAGATGTTGGTATCGTGTTGATCGGGATATCAGCAGCTATCAACTACGGATTTGGGTACTGGGCTTATCAAACCGGAAAGAGGAACGACTCTCTGGCTTTACAGGCAAGCGGGAAACACCTTCAAACCGATACCTACACTACAATTGGTATTATCGGCGGTTTGCTGCTGATTCGATTTACCAACATCCTCTGGCTGGATGGAGCTGTAGCGATCCTATTTGCACTGCTTATTATCAAAATGGGAATAAAGATTTTACGGGCAGCTGTTGCTGGTATTATGGATGAGTCGGATGAGCAGTTACTGGAAGAGTTGGTAGCCTATCTTCAAAAAAACCGGGAAGAAAAATGGGTAGATCTGCATAATCTCCGCATCATCAAATATGGCCGTGTGTTGCATGTGGATTGCCACCTGACCTTACCTTGGTATCTCGATGTAAGAGAAGCGCATGCCGAGGTAGATCGTCTGGAAGAACTAATTGCTAATAAGTTCGGGAACCGTATTGAGCTGTTTGTGCATACCGATTACTGCATGGAATTTTCCTGTTCACTATGTAAAGTCAGTAATTGTGAAGTGAGGAAGCATCCATTCCAGGAACGGCTGGAATGGACGGTAGAAAACGTTGCCTCCAACGAAAAGCATCGACTAACTTAA
- a CDS encoding phenylalanine 4-monooxygenase: MQQQYQKYTQEDQEVWNILAARQLNNLPGKAHPTYLNCLEELEDVLNPNSIPKFEELNSVLMDKQGWSITVVPGLIPVEQFFELLKNRKFSASTWLRNKSQLNYLEEPDMFHDIFGHIPMLMNEPYADFAQKLGELGVKYIDDKKTVTQLQRLYWFTIEFGLIQSGNEHLIYGAGIISSSGETDHVMNDDVEVVPYDIFKIIEQDFITSEIQTKYFSQNDFDQLYTSIENLEKVLSEVNETA, encoded by the coding sequence ATGCAACAACAGTATCAGAAGTATACCCAGGAAGATCAGGAAGTTTGGAATATTCTAGCTGCAAGGCAGTTGAATAATTTACCCGGAAAAGCACATCCCACCTATCTCAATTGCTTAGAAGAACTCGAAGATGTTTTGAACCCTAATTCAATCCCAAAATTTGAAGAGCTAAATTCAGTTTTAATGGATAAGCAGGGCTGGTCTATTACTGTGGTTCCCGGATTGATTCCAGTTGAACAATTTTTTGAGCTTCTAAAAAACAGAAAGTTTAGCGCTTCTACTTGGTTAAGAAATAAAAGCCAGCTTAATTATCTGGAAGAGCCTGATATGTTTCACGATATATTTGGTCACATACCCATGCTCATGAACGAGCCCTATGCTGACTTTGCCCAAAAGCTTGGAGAACTGGGAGTAAAATATATTGACGACAAAAAAACGGTAACCCAGTTACAGCGGCTTTACTGGTTTACTATTGAATTTGGGCTCATTCAATCTGGAAACGAACATTTGATATATGGAGCCGGCATTATTTCATCTTCGGGAGAAACGGATCATGTGATGAACGATGATGTGGAAGTGGTGCCCTATGATATTTTTAAAATCATTGAGCAAGATTTTATCACTTCCGAGATACAAACAAAGTACTTCTCTCAAAATGATTTTGATCAGCTTTATACCTCAATTGAAAACCTTGAGAAAGTGCTAAGCGAAGTAAACGAAACCGCTTAA
- a CDS encoding transcriptional regulator → MNNTIKVERARNSLSQSDLAEKVGVTRQTIYAIETKRFIPSTVLAFKLAKILKVEVSELFELEEEDWD, encoded by the coding sequence ATGAATAATACGATCAAAGTAGAACGGGCCCGGAATAGCTTGTCACAATCAGATTTGGCAGAAAAAGTGGGAGTGACCCGGCAGACCATTTACGCTATAGAAACTAAGCGGTTTATTCCATCCACCGTGTTAGCATTCAAACTTGCCAAAATTCTAAAGGTAGAGGTTTCCGAGCTGTTTGAGCTTGAGGAAGAGGACTGGGACTGA
- a CDS encoding sulfur relay protein DsrC: protein MRKVMPELITLELDKDGHLANLDDWSPELAQDLSNQEGVGELNDRHWVVINYIRDQFLEKGDAPSIRKLTKQSGVSTKELYQLFPKGPAKKAAKIAGLPKPKGCI from the coding sequence ATGAGGAAAGTAATGCCTGAACTAATAACACTTGAACTCGACAAAGACGGTCACCTGGCTAATCTGGACGACTGGTCACCTGAACTTGCTCAGGATCTTTCTAATCAGGAAGGTGTAGGTGAACTAAATGATCGGCACTGGGTGGTGATTAACTATATCCGTGACCAATTCCTGGAAAAAGGTGATGCTCCATCTATCCGCAAACTCACTAAACAAAGTGGAGTATCAACTAAAGAGCTGTACCAGCTATTTCCTAAGGGACCGGCTAAAAAAGCCGCAAAAATAGCCGGCTTACCTAAACCAAAAGGATGTATTTAA